The Mesorhizobium koreense genome includes a window with the following:
- the gnd gene encoding phosphogluconate dehydrogenase (NAD(+)-dependent, decarboxylating): MQIGFVGLGRMGGNMVRRLMKAGHKCVVFDINADARKALAKDGATDAPSLEKLVEALAGGTRAVWVMLPAGAITEKVVEQLGGLLDKDDIVIDGGNSFYKDDIRRAKALAAKNVSYVDCGTSGGIWGIDRGYCMMIGGDRKSVDYLDPIFATLAPGIGDIPRTPGRGKFDPRAEQGYIHAGPAGAGHFVKMVHNGIEYGLMQAYAEGFDILRNKDSTDLPEDERFDLNMTDIAEVWRRGSVISSWLLDLSAIALAKDPELSKFSGYVQDSGEGRWTVEAAIEEAVPADVLSSALFTRFRSRQQHNFAEKILSAMRLGFGGHIEGAEPIDPEKKIDAHPSSVKHTKN; encoded by the coding sequence ATGCAGATCGGTTTCGTGGGCCTCGGCCGCATGGGTGGCAACATGGTGCGGCGCTTGATGAAGGCCGGGCACAAATGCGTGGTGTTCGACATCAATGCCGACGCGCGCAAGGCATTGGCCAAGGACGGCGCGACCGACGCCCCTTCGCTGGAGAAACTGGTCGAGGCGCTTGCGGGCGGGACGCGCGCGGTCTGGGTGATGCTGCCGGCCGGCGCCATCACCGAGAAGGTCGTGGAGCAGCTTGGCGGCCTGCTCGACAAGGATGACATCGTCATCGACGGCGGCAACAGCTTCTACAAGGACGACATCCGCCGCGCCAAGGCGCTGGCCGCGAAGAATGTCAGTTATGTCGATTGCGGCACGTCGGGTGGCATCTGGGGCATCGATCGCGGCTATTGCATGATGATCGGCGGCGACAGGAAGTCGGTCGATTATCTCGATCCGATCTTCGCGACGCTGGCGCCGGGCATAGGCGATATCCCGCGCACGCCGGGCCGCGGTAAATTCGACCCCCGCGCCGAGCAGGGCTACATCCATGCCGGTCCCGCCGGCGCGGGGCACTTCGTCAAGATGGTCCATAACGGCATCGAATACGGACTGATGCAGGCCTACGCGGAGGGCTTCGACATCCTGCGCAATAAGGATTCCACCGACCTGCCGGAAGACGAGCGCTTCGATCTGAACATGACCGACATCGCCGAGGTGTGGCGGCGCGGCTCCGTCATTTCGTCATGGCTGCTCGATCTCTCCGCGATCGCGTTGGCGAAGGACCCGGAGCTTTCCAAATTCTCCGGTTATGTGCAGGATTCCGGCGAGGGCCGCTGGACGGTCGAGGCGGCGATCGAGGAGGCGGTTCCCGCCGACGTTCTGTCCTCGGCGCTCTTCACGCGCTTCCGATCCCGCCAGCAGCACAATTTCGCGGAAAAGATCCTTTCCGCGATGCGCCTCGGCTTCGGTGGTCACATCGAAGGCGCCGAACCGATCGATCCGGAGAAGAAGATCGACGCCCACCCGTCGAGCGTCAAGCATACGAAGAACTGA